A segment of the Agrobacterium tumefaciens genome:
AGGCCGAGCTTGTCGACGATCGAAGTCGCCTGCAGAACGCCAACCTGGAAGTTGTCGAAGGTTGCGTAGTAGCTGACGTCGCCGCTGTTACGGATCAGGCGGTCATATGCGATGACCTTGATGCCCTGCTCGCCAGCCTGCTTGAGAACGTCCGAAAGCGTCGTTCCGTCGATCGAAGCAATAACCAGGACCTTTACGCCCTTGGTGACCATGTTTTCGATCTGCGAAAGCTGATTCGGGATATCGTCGTCTGCGTACTGCAGGTCCGTGGTGTAGCCAGCTTCCTGCAACTGCTTGACGATGTTGTTGCCGTCATCGATCCAGCGCGCGGAAGACTTGGTCGGCATGGCAATGCCAACGGCACCCTTGTCTTGTGCGAAAGCCGGCGCAGCAAACGATGCTGCACCGATGGCACAAGCCGCCAGCAACGAAATAATGGATTTCATTAACTCTCTCCCTTGAACCCTTATCTCTGGCGCCCGCATGCTGCGGCGCACCACAAAATCCATGCCATGAAAGAGAGAAGCCGCCCGGTGGCTCAATCCTTTTCGCAAATGCGAAACAGGTCCACTTGCCGCTCCTCCCCGGCATTCCCGCAAACTGTTCCGAATCCATATAACTGTCAAATAGAATAAATCAGTTTACCTATATCAATTTTGATATATTAAATCGATATAATAACCGAATGAGAGAAACAAAAAGCCGATGAACAACCATAAAGAGTATGAGCATCCGCAAAATACTGAAGGGCTTTTTGTCTTCGAAGACAACCCCTTGTTGCGCGCCGGGCTGAAGATGAGCCATCTGCGCATGCTCGTGATGATCGAAGAACATGGTCAGGTCAGTGCAGCTGCAGCAGCCATGAACATGACGCAACCGGCCGCTTCCCGCATGCTTTCAGAAATGGAAGCCATTGCCAAAAGCCCGCTCTGTCGACGCGCCTCGCGCGGCGTCGTTCTGACGAAATTCGGCGAGGCATTGGCAAAGAGAGCGCGCACAATCCTTCTGGAACTGCGTGAGGCAAGCCGCGAGCTCAATCAGATGAAATCCGGAAGCGGCGGCTCCGTCTATATCGGTGCCGTCACAGCCCCGGCGATCAGTCTGGTGGTCCCGGCAATCCGCCGTGCCATGGACACTTATCCCGGCATTGAAATCAATGTGCAGGTGGAAAGCAGCAACATTCTGGCCCGGGAACTCCTGGCCGCCAGGCACGATTTCATTATCGGCCGAATACCCGATGATCTCGACCCCAGCCTGTTCTCCATTCACGAAATCGGCATTGAGCGGGCCTGCCTGATCGTCCGCGAGGGGCATCCTTTGCTGAGCCGCAAACCCGTGGCACTGAAAGATCTCTCTGCCTATGACTGGGTCTTCCAGCCCCCCGGCGCGCTGTTGCGCAGGACCATGGAAGATGTCTTCCTTGCTCACGGCGTTGCCATGCCGCGCAACATTATCAACACGCCATCTGTCGTCCTGACACTCGCGCTCGTCTGCAACACCAACGCCATCGCTCCTATCGCTCTCGATATGGCCGAATTTGTTGCAGCGCAGCAGGCGCAGATCGGTAAAACACGGGTTTTGCCGACAGAATTTGACCTGAACGTCAAACCTTACAGCATCATAACAACCAAAGGTCGTGTTTTGCCCCCTAGTGCGCGGCTCCTCTACGATCTCGTCCTCGAGGAGAGCCGCAAACTTGCAACCGAGGTGCAATTCCCGTCGACAAGCCCGGCACAATCCTTCGTTGCTTGAATGATGCCCGACAAGGAGTGCACGGATGCTATTTGGACAATCCGTTTTCCAGTCAGTCATTGAAAGACTGAAACGGGAAGCAGACGAAAATACTGCGGAAGGCGATGAGGTACCGGTAAATTACCGCGTCGGCGGAATGACGTCGGGTTTCGTCATCAATACGGAAACATCAGAAAGGCAACCCGGCAACAGCGGCATGGAGGCCTATATGGCATTCCTGGCTGACGCTCCGCCACCATCCGAACCGGAGCCTGAGCCCGAACCGGCCCCCATGCCGACCCATCTTGAGAAAACCTCGCTTGAGGACGTCGCCAACGAGCTGGACATCACCGAACGCGATACGCTGGCGACACTGACCGAAAAACGACGCCGCTTCGCCCGACTTAATCATCCAGACGGTGTGAGGCCGGAGTTCCGGCAAAATGCGACATTGCGCATGACAGCAGCCAATCTTTTGATCGATCAGGCAATCCGCATGTTACGGCGCTGACAGTCGAACGTCAGCTATTATACCGTTTCGTCCTTATCGATTATCTTGTCGGCAGGTTCTTCGTTCGTTTTGATCTCATCTGCCGCCGGCCCGGGCTTGAAAGCCACCAGCAGCACATAGCCGGCATAGACAGCAATGCCGCCGACAACCGTGCCCCAAAAAAATTCCCGATTGACGAACTCAACGACCGCCCAGGCGGCACAAAACCCAACGATCAGCAGTCGCACCCAGATGGGACGATAGAGCGGATGGCTCGTGTCGATATTAAGCATGGCGTCTCCGTGGAGGCTGATGTGCCGAAACCGGCTTTTGGGAACGCTCTATGTCGCCTCCCGAGCAAATCGCCAAGTAAAATCGTCGTAAGTCAAAGGAATATCAAAAAATAAGACTGGCTCTACGTATTCCAGAAAAAACTCTGATCAATCGCGCAAGCGTCCAAGCAGGGTAAGAAGTTTGTCGCGCGCCTTCTCGCCACCAATCTTATCGATCAATTTTTCTTCACGGTCGCGCCATTTGGCGGAAAGACTGTCGAGCAGCCCGACACCCTTTTTCGTCATGTCGAGAAAATGCACTCGCCTGTCGTCTTCCGATTTGCGACGGACAAGCAGGTCCTTTTCTTCCATGCTGTCGACGATGGCGACGAAGTTGGCCCGCTGGATACCGAGCGCCTCTGCAACGTCGCTTTGCTTGAGACCGGGATTGCCACCAACGATTACGAGAACGGAAAAATCCGCTGGCCTAAGGCCCTGTTCAGCCAGCACATCGGCAAAACTGTTTGCCACGGCAAGTTGCGAATGTCGCAAGTGATAACTGATCGCGTTCGACAACAAACCGTAGTCGATTTCCGCATCAGTCTCGTCAAATTCCATCTTTTCGGATCTTCGTTCGTTGTCCCGTGCCAATCGTAAAGCCATCGGATCCCCGCGTGATTCGTACCATCTACCCGGGCGGCAGCATAAACGACAAAGCGCTAAAACTGTATTCAAAATAAATGTAGATGATACTAATATTGTATAATAATTTGGTGGTTACCCCGAAAATCTTCACTGCAACACTGACAAAACGCCCAATATTAGGCTGCCAAAGCCGGAAAAAGTGATCACCGCAAAGTGAACATTTCGGTAGCCGGCAAACACATTGCCAACCCTTCAGTTATCCTCATATCCCCCTTCACGAAGAACTGGCGGAACCGGGTACCACACGAACCGGCCAGGAAAATCGTCACCACTTATGGGAGCGTCTTTTTCACGAGTGCAAATCTCAACCCGCCCTGACCGGCCCTGAAGCCACGAACAACACCATCATTTTTCAGATCACCAAACAGCCGCAGTTTCACAACACTCTCGTATTTTGACATTGATGTGGGAGAAAAGCTGGGCTATGAACCAACCGCTGCGCGATTCACGCGTCGAGGCTGCACCCGTAGCTCAGCTGGATAGAGTGTTGGATTCCGATTCCAAAGGTCACAGGTTCGAATCCTGTCGGGTGCGCCATTAGTTTTACAGCGAGTTCAGAAGCGAACATTGAGGTTCATGACCTCGGCGACGGCTTTCCGACGTTACCCCACCAAATCGCAACCGCACTTATGTTGGACTCAAAAGTCGACCGGCAGCCTAGAACTTCACCTACTGTAAATTTACCAGCCCCAGCCCACCATTCATATATCGCGACAGGCGCCGGGCATAACCGTGTTGACACGCATGCTCGGCGTTTCCGGCAAGGCGGCTTTCAATCCTCAAATCAGGCGCGTCCAAGACATCGACAAAAAGTTCTCTGGAAAGTTCAGAACAAAGGATTTTTGGGCGAAAAACACCCCAGTTTTCGCCAGTGAAAAAAATCAAAAATATTGATTAGCGCCAATGAGTTATACTTCATAAAACCATGCAATACATGGCACCCAAGAATTAAGATCGCCCTTCCAAATATTAACTCGGCTTTAAATGTTGACCTGATAAGGCGTGCAAGTCGCAAAATTTTTTAAGCGGCATACGCACAAACTAGCGCGGAAAATCCGGGCCCTTTTTCTGGCTCGAATTGCATGATGCCTTTCCAGCGCAGGTTCGCACACGAGCCATGTTCTCCCTAATTTCGCTTATTTGCAGATGTCGGACCGCTGTCCTGAATGGCGGTGTCTGGCGGCAGATAGGCGTGACCAGTCGCTATTCG
Coding sequences within it:
- a CDS encoding LysR family transcriptional regulator; the protein is MNNHKEYEHPQNTEGLFVFEDNPLLRAGLKMSHLRMLVMIEEHGQVSAAAAAMNMTQPAASRMLSEMEAIAKSPLCRRASRGVVLTKFGEALAKRARTILLELREASRELNQMKSGSGGSVYIGAVTAPAISLVVPAIRRAMDTYPGIEINVQVESSNILARELLAARHDFIIGRIPDDLDPSLFSIHEIGIERACLIVREGHPLLSRKPVALKDLSAYDWVFQPPGALLRRTMEDVFLAHGVAMPRNIINTPSVVLTLALVCNTNAIAPIALDMAEFVAAQQAQIGKTRVLPTEFDLNVKPYSIITTKGRVLPPSARLLYDLVLEESRKLATEVQFPSTSPAQSFVA
- a CDS encoding winged helix-turn-helix transcriptional regulator is translated as MALRLARDNERRSEKMEFDETDAEIDYGLLSNAISYHLRHSQLAVANSFADVLAEQGLRPADFSVLVIVGGNPGLKQSDVAEALGIQRANFVAIVDSMEEKDLLVRRKSEDDRRVHFLDMTKKGVGLLDSLSAKWRDREEKLIDKIGGEKARDKLLTLLGRLRD